TCAGTCTCATAATTTTTGTCAGTAGAGCTCCCGGCCTCAATGTTTTCCTCCCTTACTGGCAATGTTTTTATTACCAGTAGAGCGGACGGTGGAAGAGGAAGCTGAGAGCGAACTCGTTGTAACACGTAAGGCTGAAAGGAAGACGAAGTCACCCAGTATGCGAACCACACAGGAGAGTGAAAGATAGAAAttgacatcttgaggttatcttgagatgatttcggggctttagtgtccccgcggcccggtcctcgaccaggcctccacccccaggaagcagcccatgacagctgactaacacccaggtacctattttactgctaggtaacaggggcattcagggtgaaagaaactttgaccatttgtttctgcctcgtgcaggaatcgaacccgcgccacagaattacgagtcctgcgcgctatccaccaggctacgaggcccatagTTGTAGTTGAAAGAGAGTTGTTACCACTAAGCTTTTCCTATGACAGTGTTTAGGTGTGCAGAGCAGAGATTGAGAAAGACATCTTACATCATGTGAGAGGTGTCGCCAAGAAGCAGAGGATGAGAGAGAGTAGACACCACACAGTAGCAGATGAGAGAGACAGTTGTTACCACACGCTAGAGGATGAGACAGTTGCAACCACACAgtggagaatgagagagagagttgcCACCACTCAGTATATGAGGAGTGAGAGTTGCCACCACACAGTataggttgagagagagagagttgccaCCACTCAGTATAGGATGAGACAGAGTTGCCACCACACAGTATATGAGGAGTGAGAGTTGCCACCACACAGTataggttgagagagagagagttgccaCCACTCAGTATAGGATGAGAGAGAGTTGCCACCACACAGTATATGAGGAGTGAGAGTTGCCACCACACAGaataggatgagagagagagagttgccaCCACACAGTATAGGATAAGAGAGAGTTGCCACCACTCAGTATAGGAAGAGAGAGAGTTGCCACCATACAGTATATGATGAGAGAGAGTTACCACCACACAGaataggatgagagagagagttgCCACCACACAAaataggatgagagagagagagttgccaCCACACAGTATAGGATGAGAGAGAGTTGCCACCACTCAGTATAGGAAGAGAGAGAGTTGCCACCATACAGTATATGATGAGAGAGAGTTGCCACTACACAGAATAGGATGAGAGAGAGTTGCCACCACACAGTATATGATGAGAGAGAGTtgccaccacacagtatagaaagagagagagagagttgccaCCACACAGTATGGCAATAAGCCGACTTAGTGACAAGAGTATCAGTGAGTTTGACGCACAGTCTCTGCTAAACAGGAAGTCAGACAGTTTTAATTCAACAGAGAAAAAAGTTCCTGTTGGCCAGGATTGTCTTGGTAGAGATTCTTCAATACTTTCTAACAGGAAAAATTCTCACGTCACTGTTGACTGGATCAAAGAAACTGTTCTGCTTGCAGAATATATTTTTGGTTGTGCTTTCTCCACATTTCAAGAACTTCTTCGTTACTGCAAGAACAGTAGTCACGCGAAACTCAAGTTACAATGGTCTTGTTGCACTCATGCACGAAAGACTTTTAATCTTCTCGACGTATGAGTTCACACCATTGTTATTCTTCGTGCTGTTGTATGTTCACCGGGCTCTGTACTGCTCGTTCACCGGGCTCTGAACTGCTCGTTCACCGGGCTCTGTACTGCTCGTTCACCGGGCTCTGTACTGCTTGTTCACCAGGCTCTGAACTGCTCGTTCACCGGGCTCTGTACTGCTTGTTCACCGGGCTCTGTACTGCTTGTTCAACCAGGCTCTGAACTGCTTGTTCAACCATGCTCTGAACTGCTCGTTCAACCAGGCTCTGAACTGCTCGTTCACCGGGCTCTGTACTGCTTGTTCACCGGGCTCTGTACAGTTTGTTCAACCAGTCTCTGTACTGCTTGTTCAACCAGGCTTTGTACTGCTTGTTCAACCATGCTCTGAACTGCTCGTTCAACCAGGCTCTGAACTGCTTGTTCAACCAGGCTCTGTACTGCTTGTTCACCAGGCTCTGAACTGCTTGTTAAACCATGCTCTGAACTGCTTGTTCACCGGGCTCTGTACTGCTTGTTCAACCATGCTCTGAACTGCTTGTTCACCAGGCTCTGAACTGCTTGTTCAACCATGCTCTGAACTGCTCGTTCAACCAGGCTCTGTACTGCTTGTTCAAGCAGGCTCTGAACTGCTTGTTCAACCAGGCTTTGTACTGCTTGTTTAACCATGCTCTGAACTGCttgttcaaccaggctgtgagctaCTTGTTCAACCAGGCTTTGTACTGCTTGTTCAACCATGCTCTGAACTGCTTGTTCAACCAGGCTCTCGGTACTGCTTGTTCAACCGTGCTCTGAACTGCTTGTTCAACCAGGCTCTGTACTGCTTGTTCAACCAGGCTCTGAACTGCTTGTTCAACCATGCTCTGAACTGCTCGTTCAACCAGGCTCTGAACTGCTTGTTCAACCAGGCTCTGAACTGCTCGTTCAACCAGGCTCTGTACTGCTTGTTCAAGCAGGCTCTGAACTGCTTGTTCAACCAGGCTTTGTACTGCTTGTTTAACCATGCTCTGAACTGCTTGTTCAACCAGGCTCTGAGCTACTTGTTCAACCAGGCTTTGTACTGCTTGTTCAACCATGCTCTGAACTGCTTGTTCAACCAGGCTCTCGGTACTGCTTGTTCAACCGTGCTCTGAACTGCTTGTTCAACCAGGCTCTGTACTGCTTGTTCAACCAGGCTCTGAACTGCTTGTTCAACCATGCTCTGAACTGCTCGTTCAACCAGGCTCTGAACTGCTTGTTCAACCAGGCTCTGAACTGCTTGTTCAACCATGCTCTGAACTACTTGTTCAACCAGGCTTTGTACTGCTTGTTCAACCAGGCTCTGAACTACTTGTTCAACCAGGCTTTGTACTGCTTGTTCACCGGGCTCTGTACTGCTTGTTCAACCAGGCTTTGAACTGCTTGTTCAACCAGGCTCTGTACTGCTTGTTCAGCCAGGTTCTGTACTGCTTGTTAAACCAGGCTCTGAACTGCTCCTTTAACCATGCTCTGAACTACTTGTTCAACCAGGCTTTGTACTGCTTGTTCAACCAGGCTCTGAACTACTTGTTCAACCAGGCTTTGTACTGCTTGTTCAACCAGGCTTTGTACTGCTTGTTCACCAGGCTCTGTACTGCTTGTTCAACCAGTCTCTGTAATGCTTGTTCACCGGGCTCTGTACTGCTTGTTCAACTAGGCTTTGAACTGCTTGTTCAACCAGGCTTTGTACTGCTTGTTCACCAGGCTCTGTACTGCTTGTTCAACCAGGCTCTGTACAGCTTGTTAAACCAGGCTCTGAACTGCTCGTTCAACCAGGCTCTGAACTGCTTGTTCACCAGGCTCTGTACTGTTTGTTCAACCAGGCTCTATACTGTTTGTTCAACCAGGCTCTGAACTGCTTGTTCACCAGGCTCTGTACTGCTTGTTCATCAGGCTCTGTActgcttgatcaaccaggctctgaACTGCTTGTTCACCAGGCTCTGTACTGCTTGTTCACCAGGCTCTGTGTTGCTTGTTCAACCAGGCTCTGTACTGCTTGTTCAACCAGGCTCTGAACTGCTTGTTCAACCAGGCTCTGAACTGCTTGTTCACCAGGCTCTGTACTGCTTGTTCAACCAGGCTCTGTACTGCTTGTTCAACCAGGCTCTGAACTGCTTGTTCACCAGGCTCTGTACTGCTTGTTCACCAAGCTCTGTACTGCTTGTTCTCCGGGCTCTGTACTGCTTGTTCAACCAGGCTCTGTACTGCTTGTTCACCGGGCTCTGTACTGCTTGTTCAACCAGGCTCTGTACTGCTTGTTCAACCAGGCTCTGAACTGCTTGTTCACCAAGCTCTGTACTGCTTGTTCACCAAGCTCTGTACTGCTTGTTCAACCAGGCTCTGTACTGCTTGTTCAACCAGGCTCTGAACTGCTTGTTCACCAAGCTCTGTACTGCTTGTTCACCAGGCTCTGTACTGCTTGTTCAACCAGGCTCTGAACTGCTTGTTCACCAAGCTCTGTACTGCTTGTTCACCAAGTTCTGTACTGCTTGTTCAACCAGGCTCTGTACTGCTTGTTCAACCAGGCTCTGAACTGCTTGTTCACAAAGCTCTGTACTGCTTGTTCACCGGGCTCTGTACTGCTTGTTCACCGGGCTCTGTACTGCTTGTTCAACCAGGCTCTGAACTGCTTGCTCACCGGGCTCTGTACTGCTTGTTCAACCAGGCTCTGTACTGCTTGATCAACTAGGCTCTGTACTGCTTGTTCACCAGGCTCTGTACTGCTTGTTCAACCAGGCTCTGTACGGCTTGTTCAACCAGGCTCTGTACTACTTGTTCAACCAGGCTCTGTACGGTTTGTTCAACCAGGCTCTGTACTGCTTGTTCACCGGGCTCTGAACTGAGTGTTCACGGGGCTCTGTACAGCTTGTTCGCCAGGCTCTGTACAGCTTGTTCACCAGGCTCTGTACTGCTTGTTCACCAGGCTCTGTACTGCTTGTTCACCAGGCTCTGTACTGCTTgttcacagggctctgtactgctTGTTCACGGGGCTCTGTACTGCTTgttcacagggctctgtactgctTGTTCACCGTGCTTTGTACAACTTgttcacagggctctgtactgctTGTTGACCAGGCTCTGTAGAACGTATTCACTGGGCTCTTTCGAGCCTGTTCATCCAGCTCTGTTGAGCCTGTTTATCAAACTCTGTAGTTCGTGTTCACCATGCTACGTAGAACTTGTTCACCCGCCTGGTAGCCAGCGCTCTCTGGGAcataatatatattatgtatgaCGCTCCCGGTCCacttacatataatatatatattgcattctGTCATAATTTTCTGTGCTTCACTGAACAATAAATTTTTATGCTAAGCTGCTATAAGCTCTTGGGAGGACTGAACAGTATATCGCTGCACTGAGAGATGTTCACTCACGACACTAGAGCATTGTACCACCACACTGAGACATGCAACACTGAACACACTAGAGCAGTGTACCACCACACTGAGACAtgcaacactgaccacactagaGCAGTGTACCACCACACTGAGACAtgcaacactgaccacactagaGCAGTGTATCACCACACTGAGACAtgcaacactgaccacactagaGCATTGTACCACCACACTGAGACAtgcaacactgaccacactagaGCAGTGTATCAGCACACTGAGACATGAAACACTGACCATACTAGAGCAGTGTATCACCACACTGAGACAtgcaacactgaccacactagaGCAGTGTATCACCACACTGAGACAtgcaacactgaccacactagaGCAGTGTATCAGCACACTGAGACAtgcaacactgaccacactagaGCAGTGTACCACCACACTGAGACAtgcaacactgaccacactagaGCAGTGTATCACCACACTGAGACAtgcaacactgaccacactagaGCAGTGTACCACCACACTGAGACAtgcaacactgaccacactagaGCAGTGTATCAGCACACTGAGACAtgcaacactgaccacactagaGCAGTGAACCACCACACTGAGACATGCAACACTGAACACACTAGAGCAGTGTACCACCACACTGAGACAtgcaacactgaccacactagaGCAGTGTATCAGCACACTGAGACAtgcaacactgaccacactagaGCAGTGTACCACCACACTGAGACAtgcaacactgaccacactagaGCAGTGTATCACCACACTGAGACAtgcaacactgaccacactagaGCAGTGTACCACCACACTGAGACAtgcaacactgaccacactagaGCAGTGTATCAGCACACTGAGACAtgcaacactgaccacactagaGCAGTGAACCACCACACTGAGACATGCAACACTGAACACACTAGAGCAGTGTACCACCACACTGAGACAtgcaacactgaccacactagaGCAGTGTACCACCACACTGAGACAtgcaacactgaccacactagaGCAGTGTACCACCACACTGAGACAtgcaacactgaccacactagaGCAGTGTACCACCACACTGAGACATGAAACACTGACCACACTAGAGCAGTGTACCACCACACTGAGACAtgcaacactgaccacactagaGCAGTGTATCACCACACTGAGACATgtaacactgaccacactagaGCAGTGTACCACCACACTGAGACAtgcaacactgaccacactagaGCAGTGTACCACCACACTGAGACAtgcaacactgaccacactagaGCAGTGTATCACCACACTGAGACAtgcaacactgaccacactagaGCAGTGTATCACCACACTGAGACAtgcaacactgaccacactagaGCAGTGTATCACCACACTGAGACAtgcaacactgaccacactagaGCAGTGTATCACCACACTGAGACAtgcaacactgaccacactagaGCAGTGTATCACCACACTGAGACAtgcaacactgaccacactagaGCAGTGTATCACCACACTGAGACAtgcaacactgaccacactagaGCAGTGTATCACCACACTGAGACAtgcaacactgaccacactagaGCAGTGTATCACCACACTGAGACAtgcaacactgaccacactagaGCAGTGTATCACCACACTGAGACAtgcaacactgaccacactagaGCAGTGTATCACCACACTGAGACATGAAACACTGACAATGTTTTCAAACTAATATTTTATCAGAAAAGTAATAGTCGGAAAATATAATGTTATGCAGGACGTTCAGAGTTTATAAgtttgtttacatttaataatAGATTAAtagttaatatttttttatttaataacaGATTAACAGTAAATAATTTCCATTTAATAATAGAAAACATGTaataattgtttttatatatatttttagttcCAGTAAGAGCAGAGAATTAGCTTCACTGAGTGAGTACTTGACTGTGAGCGTTGAAAAGGTATTTTGCGCCTGACTTTTGAATAATAAAGCAAGATAagcagtggagagagagagagagagagagagagagagagagagagagagagagagagagagagagagagagagagagagagagagagagagagagaggagagagagagagagagagagagagagagagagagagagagagagagagagagagagagagagagagagagagagagagagagagagagagagagagagagagagagagagagagagagagagagagagagagagagagagagagagagatgggagagagagagagagagaaaaacagagagagagagagagagagagagagagagagagagagagagagagagagagagagagagagagagagagagagagagagagagagagagagagagagaaaacagagagagagagagagagagagagagagagagagagagagagagagagagatgggagagagatGGGAGATGAAGAATGTAATATCACAGAGTTGAAAATGTCACACAGACAGGGCTGTTTGCCTGCAAGTAATTTTCTGAGACAATTTGTTGCGACATTTACCAAGATTGTGGACACGCCAGCCATCACCTTACTGAGCAGCCCAGACCTGCCATGTGGCAGATGTGTCATGCACCACCAAACCCGCCATGTGACAGGTGTGTCATGCCCCACCATGTGGCAGGTGATATAGACCATAATGATATAGGCACAAGAagcataggagagagagagagagagaggaggaaaagaAATGTTTCAAGATGGAACTACGACGAATTAGAAACATTAAGAGACCGAGCGGCCACGCTATGATCTCGGTGGTAGTGCTACCAAGATGATACCAGGCAATAAGGAGAGACACCAAACAAAGCCAGGGAGTAAGAGAGGCATTCCTTATAAAACGATATTGGAAGTTTGTAGGATTTAGATATATTAATGTAATTGGAAACACGGACTACATCACTGGGAAATCTGACAGCAAATGGGGAAAAAAAATGTGGGCTTGGTAATATACAACCACCAAGTAAACACCAgaaaacccagacaggaatatgaggaAATAAAGCATGCATATACGAACCATTAAAAGCTGAAAAAAGCATACAAAATGAGACGTAAATTACTAATCATGGGGGATTATGGGTATGGAATATTCATGGGGATATCTGAGGAGATTGATGGAGAATCgagaacccccctccccccccccctgtggtggggaagaaaCGTGGGAAGTAAAATTAGTGGACGCTGTGGCGAGGAACTTCTAAACACAGCATGTAACAGATGAAACAATCTGATCACTGAAAATAATGAAAGTATAGAAAACATAGAGCAGGAAATACCAGTAGGACCCAGAGACCATTGTGTCACGGTCTGTGACTATATGGTAGAATTACAATCAACGGGCATAACTTAAGGGGTCAGGGAAAGAGAGCAGACTGCAGAAAAGGGAACTACGTGAGAGTAAGTGAGTACCATGGAAGTGTACACTGAGAGGTAGATCGTAGGAGATAGACTGTTTGCTGGACCTTTTCTGCTGTCCATACGCAACAAATGTAAAatcttcaagtgctatatagtcgtagttaCTTAGGTAATAACATGCCTTACGCAAAGAAAGTCTACGGACATCAGTTGCCACATTTCATTACCTCGCGATTCTCGGACGTATACGCAACAATTGTTAAACAAATTTGAAGCACAACACCACTGATGGAAGTGTGTTTCAAACAGCCTTAAAGATGAAAATAAAGAAGGATACTTATATAACCTGAGAATTTACTTTACATGAGTGAAGAGCTAAAATTAAGAGTATTTTGAGGTATTTCAAGAACACATTGTGCTTTTGAATGACCGCCACGATGAAGTATGTTTGTGTAGCGCGAGACGACCTCATACAACTGTTAGTCAAGATATTGATTTTGTGAGGGATTTCGATGTATCGTGACATTACGGGatctaatgaccaaaccacacatgagAAGATGGACAAaccaagacgtttcggtccgtcttgcacTATTATCAAGTCGTTAATGaccaccgaaacgtcgtcgtctcattatcttctgagttgtggtttggtcatgaTGACCGGATCTATAATGGCTGTTGGAGATAATATGGAACTTTGTAAAGTTGTGAGTTTAGTGAAGATACTTTATACTTTTTGCTGGGTGTTGAACTGATCAGAAGGTCAACATAAAGAGAAAACAGTAAGATTCTGTTGTCCAAAATAATTTATGATTGATACTAAAGTGTGGACTGACTCCCACGGGAGAGTATAATGTTTTATAGAGGGGTGATATAACACGTAGCTGCTCTGTTGGAGTGTGTTACACTACTAAGGTGGCCACTGATGTTGTAGCTTATTAACAGGTGTAAAATATCTGTTTGTGGTCATATGTAGGTACTTTATGATATAGTGGATGGGGTACCCGGCGCTGCCCGGGTACCCCACTGACCGGATATACACATCGTCCCAATCAAACCCCTTCCCATCCTTCACATCCTTTCACCCTCCTAGGATTTGTATGGTGGGAACAAGACCAGCAAggtttgcaatatatatatatatatatatatatatatatatatatatatatatatatatatatatatatatatatatatatatatatatataattctggaTTGAATGAAAATATACTGACTTGGAGGTTGTAATGGAAGTCTGCAGTGCCGATCAATCAATAGAGGTGTGATGCTCCTGTCGATTACATTTGAGTCTTGTTGCATTACTTATGATTCTAGATTTCTCTACTCGAACACATGAGACCTCAAGTGAACTAACACTAGACTCATGAGTATTATATGAGTATGTTGGTATGGAGGAAGCTCCATTAGTGCTTCCTCTGCAATAAATGCCCCAAAGTGACCTACATTGCGGCTCCAAATACCCAAAGTGACCTACATTGCGGCTCCAAATACCCAAAGTGACCTATACTGCGGCTCCAAATACCCAAAGTGACCTACATTGCGGCTCCAAATACCCAAAGTGACCTACATTGCGGCTCCAAATACCCAAAGTGACCTACACTGATGCTCTGAATACAGCAAGTGACCTACACTGATGCTCTGAATACAGCAAGTGACCTACACTCGTGCTGCATATGCCACAAGGGACCAAAGTGCTGCTCCAAATGAGAAACATTGGTACACGGTCTCAACAAAACGCCTCAACGTGTTTACTGGCAAGGCAACACAAGGTTCATAAGATGTTACTTCATCAATTGGCAACATTACGAGGAGTGACTAATGCCTGCCGTCCCAAACTCAGCATTTATCTGTGACAAATGTGTTTATGCCTCAAATGACATTCCTAGAAGTCGATTACAATCTTATTAGGTGTCCTTGTaattgaggaagggggggggggggggttgttgccaTGTGTGTTATTCTGTTCtgaggatgagggggggggggggttagagtgACGTGCACTGAGAAgggggttacgttacgttacgaagTGGGTTAGTGTCTACACGTTACTACGTGTAGCCACTACGTTACTACACGTAGTAACGAGTCACTAGGAGTGTACTACACGTagtaacataagaataaaggtaactgcagaaggcc
This sequence is a window from Procambarus clarkii isolate CNS0578487 chromosome 36, FALCON_Pclarkii_2.0, whole genome shotgun sequence. Protein-coding genes within it:
- the LOC138371568 gene encoding A-kinase anchor protein 5-like translates to MVEQAVQSLVEQVAQSLVEQAVQSMVKQAVQSLVEQAVQSLLEQAVQSLVERAVQSLVEQAVQSLVERAVQSMVEQAVQSLVEQAVQSLVEQAVQSTVEQAVPRAWLNKQFRAWLNKQYKAWLNK